Proteins from a genomic interval of Lolium perenne isolate Kyuss_39 chromosome 1, Kyuss_2.0, whole genome shotgun sequence:
- the LOC127308602 gene encoding scarecrow-like protein 6, protein MRGMPVAVEGHDGGSLLLLQQQQHLLHGITKVSAGGAFWEEPTSVLDQRHSPSPSPPASASALSSEVATLAGANNVSPPPPPQAWPGGEDAGVKEEWAHQLAPLDMGLGAGAEGWDATPHSGPDSTFLRWFIGGGEDAAAVMDPPVLELDHAASIMSPPAAAFGPSLSSFMEDAKPAPFGHAPSFLTHHPQPHAAYFGGAHPSFEPAAPPPKRHHPMAAAPAPKLPPFPGPLAPAGNFLPALKPKAGAASDELAAVVDQLAEAAKLAEAGDAFGAREILARLNYRLPAAPAAGTPLLRSAFYFKEALRLALSPTGESPAPAASTPYDVVLKLGAYKAFSEMSPVLQFAHLTCVQAVLDDLRGAGCTHVLDFDIGMGEQWASLMQELAHRRPATALKVTAFVSPASHHPLELQLIHENLASFAADLGVFFQFTVFNIDTLDPADLLALAGGDAIAVHLPVGAAHSAAMPAILRLVKRLGAKVVVAVDRGCDRTELPFAAHLFQAFQSTVFQLESLDAVGTDPDTASKIERFLVQPAVEQCVVGRHRAAVDKAPSLPWRAVFASAGFTPVQASTFAESQAESLLHKVPVRGFRVEKRAPGSLCLYWQRAELVSVSAWRC, encoded by the coding sequence ATGAGAGGAATGCCCGTTGCTGTAGAGGGTCACGACGGGGGGAGCCTGCTGCTGCTGCAACAGCAACAACATCTACTGCACGGGATCACCAAGGTAAGCGCCGGCGGCGCCTTCTGGGAGGAGCCCACCTCCGTGCTCGACCAGCGGCACAGCCCCAGCCCGAGCCCGCCAGCCTCAGCTTCCGCGCTATCGTCCGAGGTGGCGACCCTCGCCGGCGCCAACAACgtctccccgccgccgccgccgcaggcaTGGCCCGGCGGGGAGGACGCCGGGGTTAAGGAGGAGTGGGCGCACCAGCTGGCGCCCCTCGACATGGGCCTCGGCGCCGGCGCCGAGGGCTGGGACGCCACGCCGCACTCCGGCCCCGACAGCACCTTCCTCCGCTGGTTCATTGGCGGCGGCgaggacgccgccgccgtcatggACCCGCCCGTGCTCGAGCTCGACCACGCCGCGTCCATCAtgtcgccgcccgccgccgcgttCGGGCCCAGCCTCTCGTCCTTCATGGAGGACGCCAAGCCGGCGCCTTTCGGCCACGCGCCCAGCTTCCTGACGCACCACCCCCAGCCACACGCGGCGTACTTCGGCGGCGCGCACCCGTCTTTCGAGCCGGCGGCCCCGCCACCGAAGCGGCACCACCCgatggccgccgccccggcgcccAAGCTGCCTCCTTTCCCGGGGCCCCTCGCTCCGGCGGGCAACTTCCTGCCAGCCCTGAAGCCCAAGGCGGGGGCGGCCAGCGACGAGCTGGCCGCCGTGGTGGACCAGCTCGCCGAGGCTGCCAAGCTTGCCGAGGCGGGCGACGCCTTCGGCGCACGCGAGATATTGGCGCGGCTCAATTATCGGCTCCCCGCCGCCCCCGCGGCCGGGACGCCACTCCTCCGCTCGGCCTTCTACTTCAAGGAGGCCCTGCGCCTCGCGCTCTCCCCGACCGGGGAGAGCCCCGCGCCGGCGGCCTCCACGCCCTACGACGTCGTCCTCAAGCTCGGCGCCTACAAGGCCTTCTCGGAGATGTCCCCGGTGCTCCAGTTCGCGCATCTCACCTGCGTCCAGGCCGTGCTCGACGACCTCCGCGGCGCGGGCTGCACCCACGTCCTCGACTTCGACATCGGCATGGGCGAGCAGTGGGCCTCGCTCATGCAGGAGCTCGCGCACCGCCGCCCGGCCACCGCGCTCAAGGTCACCGCCTTCGTCTCCCCGGCCTCGCACCACCCGCTCGAGCTGCAGCTCATCCACGAGAACCTCGCCAGCTTCGCCGCCGACCTCGGCGTCTTCTTCCAGTTCACCGTCTTCAACATCGACACCCTCGACCCCGCGGACCTGCTGGCCCTCGCCGGTGGCGACGCCATCGCCGTCCATCTCCCCGTCGGGGCCGCCCACTCGGCGGCAATGCCAGCCATCCTCCGCCTCGTCAAGCGGCTCGGCGCcaaggtcgtcgtcgccgtcgaccGCGGCTGCGACCGCACGGAGCTCCCCTTCGCCGCGCACCTGTTCCAGGCCTTCCAGTCCACCGTCTTCCAGCTCGAGTCCCTGGACGCCGTGGGCACGGACCCCGACACGGCGAGCAAGATCGAGCGCTTCCTCGTCCAGCCGGCCGTCGAGCAATGCGTCGTCGGGCGCCACCGCGCGGCCGTCGATAAGGCGCCGTCGCTGCCGTGGCGGGCCGTGTTCGCGTCGGCCGGGTTCACGCCGGTGCAGGCCAGCACGTTCGCCGAGTCGCAGGCCGAGTCGTTGCTGCACAAGGTGCCCGTCCGGGGGTTCCGGGTCGAGAAGCGCGCCCCCGGCTCGCTCTGCCTCTACTGGCAGCGCGCCGAGCTCGTCTCGGTCTCGGCGTGGCGGTGCTGA